A section of the Rhizobium sp. SSA_523 genome encodes:
- a CDS encoding M3 family metallopeptidase — translation MTVQSEIKPALVEWKGLHGLPQFDQVTDEDFAAAFDAALSRHDMEIDGIADNAEPESFANTVTALEIAGDELSRVSALFWNRAGAHTNDVIQALEREVAPKMSRHYSRIAMNEKLFRRLDALWEGREKLDLTLEETRVLERHWKGFVRAGAKLSRTQQERLAAINERLAGLGAQFGQNVLGDEKAWSLILQSAEDLEGLPAFLRDAMAGAARERGAPEDSFAVTLSRSIIEPFLTFSSRRDLREKAFAAWVKRGENGKERDNIAIVREILALRAEKASLLGYADFASYKLDDTMAKTPANVNSLLMKVWAKARAKAKEEEADLSGLMAEDGLNGPVQPWDWRYYAEKQRERMFDFSESELKPYLQLENILQACFDVANRLFDVTITEVKGIKAYHPDVRVFEVREADGRLKAMFLGDYFARSSKRSGAWMSSFQSQHKLPLKNGAEGELPIIYNVCNFAKPAEGKPALLSLDDARTLFHEFGHGLHGILSDVTYPSVSGTGVSRDFVELPSQLYEHWLTVPEILTRYAVHYETGEPMPKALLDKVLAARTFNAGFNTVEFTSSALVDMAFHTRAGVEDPMAVQAQVLDEIGMPSSIVMRHATPHFQHIFSGDGYSAGYYSYMWSEVLDADAFSAFEETGNPFDPVMARKLKNNIYAVGGSIDPEETYKAFRGKLPDPDAMLKKKGLSMVAELSGGDA, via the coding sequence ATGACTGTCCAATCCGAAATCAAACCAGCCCTGGTCGAATGGAAGGGACTGCATGGACTGCCGCAATTCGACCAGGTGACGGACGAAGATTTCGCCGCCGCCTTCGATGCCGCCCTGTCCCGCCACGACATGGAAATCGACGGGATTGCCGACAATGCGGAGCCGGAAAGCTTTGCCAATACGGTGACGGCCCTGGAGATTGCCGGGGATGAGCTATCTCGGGTCTCGGCGCTGTTCTGGAACCGCGCAGGCGCGCATACCAATGATGTCATCCAGGCGCTGGAGCGGGAGGTGGCGCCAAAAATGTCGCGTCACTATTCCCGGATCGCCATGAACGAAAAGCTGTTCCGGCGTCTCGACGCGCTTTGGGAGGGACGGGAAAAACTCGATCTGACGCTGGAGGAGACCCGTGTTCTGGAGCGGCACTGGAAGGGCTTCGTGCGCGCCGGTGCCAAACTGTCGCGCACCCAACAGGAGCGACTGGCCGCCATCAACGAAAGACTGGCGGGGCTTGGCGCGCAATTCGGCCAGAATGTTCTGGGCGATGAAAAGGCCTGGTCGCTGATCCTGCAATCTGCCGAGGATCTGGAAGGCCTGCCGGCTTTCCTGCGCGATGCTATGGCAGGCGCTGCGCGCGAACGCGGGGCACCGGAAGACTCTTTCGCCGTTACCCTGTCCCGCTCCATCATCGAGCCCTTCCTCACTTTCTCCAGTCGCCGCGATCTGCGGGAGAAGGCCTTTGCCGCCTGGGTCAAGCGGGGTGAGAACGGCAAAGAGCGCGACAATATCGCGATCGTCCGCGAGATCCTCGCGCTGCGCGCCGAAAAGGCCTCGCTTCTCGGCTATGCCGATTTCGCCAGCTACAAGCTGGATGATACGATGGCCAAGACACCGGCCAATGTGAATTCGCTGCTGATGAAAGTCTGGGCCAAGGCGCGGGCGAAGGCCAAGGAGGAAGAGGCCGATCTCAGCGGGCTGATGGCGGAAGACGGGCTGAACGGACCGGTTCAGCCCTGGGACTGGCGCTATTATGCCGAAAAGCAGCGCGAGCGCATGTTCGATTTTTCCGAATCGGAACTGAAGCCCTATCTGCAGCTCGAAAACATCCTGCAGGCCTGTTTCGATGTTGCAAACCGGCTCTTCGACGTCACCATCACCGAGGTGAAGGGTATAAAGGCCTATCATCCCGATGTTCGGGTCTTCGAGGTCCGGGAGGCCGATGGTCGGTTGAAGGCCATGTTCCTCGGCGATTATTTCGCACGATCCTCCAAGCGCTCGGGCGCATGGATGAGCTCCTTCCAGAGCCAGCACAAGCTGCCCCTGAAAAACGGCGCCGAAGGCGAATTGCCGATCATCTACAATGTCTGCAATTTCGCCAAGCCCGCAGAAGGCAAGCCGGCTTTGCTCTCGCTGGATGATGCCCGCACGCTGTTCCACGAATTCGGCCATGGCCTTCACGGCATTCTGTCCGATGTCACCTATCCCTCCGTGTCCGGCACCGGCGTCTCGCGCGATTTCGTCGAATTGCCGTCACAGCTTTACGAGCACTGGTTGACGGTACCGGAGATCCTGACCCGTTATGCCGTTCATTACGAGACCGGTGAGCCGATGCCGAAGGCGTTGCTCGACAAGGTTCTCGCGGCCCGCACCTTCAATGCAGGGTTCAACACGGTGGAGTTCACCTCCTCCGCTCTGGTCGACATGGCGTTCCACACACGGGCGGGCGTGGAGGATCCCATGGCCGTGCAGGCGCAGGTGCTCGATGAGATCGGCATGCCCTCCTCGATCGTGATGCGCCATGCCACGCCGCATTTCCAGCACATCTTCTCCGGCGATGGCTATTCGGCCGGATACTATTCCTACATGTGGTCGGAAGTGCTGGATGCCGATGCCTTCTCCGCCTTTGAGGAGACCGGCAATCCTTTCGATCCGGTCATGGCCCGCAAGTTGAAGAACAACATCTATGCGGTCGGCGGATCGATCGATCCGGAAGAGACCTACAAGGCCTTTCGCGGCAAGCTGCCCGATCCGGATGCCATGCTGAAGAAGAAGGGGCTTTCGATGGTGGCGGAGCTCTCCGGCGGCGACGCCTGA
- a CDS encoding ATP-binding cassette domain-containing protein produces MTSIISAASVSKTFRQRVAQPGLAGAIRSFVSPVTRPVRAVEDISFDIAAGEAVGYLGPNGAGKSTMIKMLTGILAPTSGRVTVLGRHPQADRVANARNIGVVFGQRTQLWWELPLFESFELHRRMYRVPDLAFSKNCADLTEMMGLASFLERPVRHLSLGQRMRAEIAMALMHDPKILFLDEPTIGLDVVAKDVVRKFLARINRERGTTIILTTHDLQDIEEICPRLIMVDEGRLLFDGPVSALRTRFGARRKLTVEFVGEPGMVHLPGAEPAGGEGNLRMFLLADDDRSLVELLAALQTDVGLRDVRLHEPGIEEIIRTHYQARGLAGRAA; encoded by the coding sequence ATGACTTCCATCATATCCGCAGCTTCCGTGTCGAAGACATTCCGGCAGCGCGTCGCGCAGCCGGGTCTTGCCGGCGCCATCCGGAGCTTCGTCTCCCCCGTCACGCGGCCTGTCCGGGCGGTCGAGGACATTTCCTTCGATATCGCCGCAGGTGAGGCGGTCGGCTATCTCGGCCCGAATGGCGCCGGCAAATCCACCATGATCAAGATGCTGACAGGCATCCTGGCGCCCACCTCCGGCAGGGTTACCGTGCTGGGACGCCATCCGCAGGCGGACCGGGTGGCGAATGCGCGTAATATCGGCGTCGTCTTCGGCCAGCGCACGCAGCTTTGGTGGGAACTGCCGCTGTTTGAAAGCTTCGAGCTGCATCGGCGCATGTATCGCGTGCCGGATTTGGCCTTTTCAAAAAATTGCGCGGATTTGACCGAGATGATGGGGCTTGCCTCCTTCCTGGAGCGGCCGGTGCGGCACCTGAGCCTCGGCCAGCGGATGCGCGCCGAAATCGCCATGGCGCTGATGCATGATCCGAAAATCCTCTTCCTGGACGAGCCGACCATCGGCCTCGACGTGGTGGCGAAGGATGTGGTGCGTAAGTTCCTCGCGCGCATCAACCGCGAGCGCGGCACGACGATCATTCTCACCACCCATGACCTGCAGGATATCGAGGAGATCTGCCCGCGCCTGATCATGGTGGATGAAGGCAGGCTGCTCTTCGACGGCCCCGTGTCGGCACTGCGCACCCGCTTCGGCGCGCGCCGCAAGCTGACCGTGGAATTTGTAGGCGAGCCGGGGATGGTTCATCTTCCCGGAGCGGAACCGGCCGGCGGAGAGGGAAATCTGCGCATGTTTCTGCTTGCCGATGACGACAGGTCGCTGGTGGAACTGCTGGCGGCGCTCCAGACCGATGTCGGCCTGCGCGACGTGCGCCTGCACGAGCCGGGCATAGAGGAGATCATCCGCACCCATTACCAGGCCAGGGGACTGGCGGGGAGAGCCGCGTGA
- a CDS encoding ABC-2 family transporter protein has product MSAFYALIRAAFRRELEHRSRAIARVFGTLVDILARISIWQAVFAGHASMNGSMNGSMSGISLGQMITYALIGGTILSSWDATMIVRDVGGTIRTGAIGSSLLRPMAYPVMLLAEQLGTRLFDWLMTSLPVIVIMGLIYGIEPPASAGHALLFLGFVLVSLAVMMLFGILIGLFSFWVFDAHSLEWFMRGLLGVFSGGLVPIWFFPKGLAEVAHVLPFAWITYHPMTVYLGERDLASSALYLLAGGAWAAVLALAVSLVWSRACGQVVVQGG; this is encoded by the coding sequence GTGAGCGCCTTTTACGCCCTGATCCGGGCCGCCTTTCGCCGGGAGCTGGAGCACAGGTCGCGCGCCATTGCCCGCGTCTTCGGCACGCTTGTCGATATCCTCGCCCGCATCTCCATCTGGCAGGCCGTCTTTGCCGGACATGCCAGCATGAATGGCAGTATGAATGGCAGCATGAGCGGCATCAGCCTTGGCCAGATGATCACCTATGCGCTGATCGGCGGCACCATCCTGTCCAGCTGGGATGCCACGATGATCGTCCGGGATGTCGGAGGAACCATCCGCACCGGGGCAATCGGCTCGAGCCTGCTGCGCCCCATGGCCTATCCGGTCATGCTGCTGGCCGAACAGCTGGGCACGCGCCTCTTCGACTGGCTGATGACCTCCTTGCCGGTGATCGTGATCATGGGCCTGATCTACGGCATCGAGCCCCCGGCAAGCGCCGGACATGCGCTGCTGTTTCTCGGCTTCGTCCTCGTCTCCCTCGCTGTCATGATGCTGTTCGGCATCCTCATCGGCCTTTTCTCCTTCTGGGTCTTCGACGCTCACTCGCTGGAATGGTTCATGCGCGGCCTGCTCGGTGTCTTCTCCGGCGGGCTGGTGCCGATCTGGTTCTTTCCCAAGGGACTGGCGGAGGTGGCGCATGTGCTGCCTTTCGCCTGGATCACCTATCATCCGATGACGGTCTATCTCGGCGAGCGCGATCTCGCCTCGTCAGCGCTCTATTTGCTGGCCGGTGGTGCCTGGGCCGCGGTTCTGGCCCTGGCCGTTTCCTTAGTCTGGTCGCGCGCCTGCGGCCAGGTCGTGGTGCAGGGAGGCTGA
- a CDS encoding ABC transporter permease, which yields MRETLSLLLYLVRLRVRTRLQFRASLMIAWVAQAFGYAGVFTQIWLILTRFETIGGWTWPQMALLLGFHTLGYALGACFTLVQLRRMEEIVLGGEFDTLLVRPLNPWAYLVFSGFNIEYGGHILLGAGLIAWALPQLAIDWGPAHGLFLILGLVSAALITASLITMLGACAMLLGRARYLFGIYFDFWELSRYPASIFAAPFQLALLSIIPLGYMAYVPVSVLLDRSIPYLGGGAAAAALAAGPLSVVAAAIFWRFCLDRYQGGGG from the coding sequence ATGCGGGAAACCCTGTCCCTGCTTCTCTACCTGGTTCGGCTGCGGGTGCGCACGCGGCTTCAATTCCGCGCCAGCCTGATGATCGCCTGGGTGGCGCAGGCCTTCGGCTATGCCGGCGTCTTCACGCAGATCTGGCTGATCCTCACCCGTTTCGAGACTATCGGCGGCTGGACCTGGCCGCAAATGGCGCTGCTGCTCGGCTTCCACACGCTGGGCTATGCGCTCGGCGCCTGCTTCACGCTGGTTCAGCTCAGGCGCATGGAGGAAATTGTCCTCGGCGGCGAATTCGATACGCTCTTGGTCAGGCCGCTGAACCCCTGGGCCTATCTCGTCTTTTCCGGCTTCAACATCGAATATGGCGGCCATATCCTTCTGGGTGCGGGATTGATCGCCTGGGCGCTGCCGCAGCTTGCGATCGACTGGGGCCCCGCCCACGGTCTCTTCCTGATCCTCGGCCTCGTCAGCGCTGCCCTGATCACCGCCTCGCTCATCACCATGCTCGGCGCCTGCGCCATGCTGCTGGGCCGGGCGCGCTATCTGTTCGGCATCTATTTCGACTTCTGGGAATTGTCGCGCTATCCCGCCAGCATATTTGCGGCGCCCTTCCAGCTGGCGCTGCTCTCGATCATTCCGCTCGGCTACATGGCCTATGTGCCCGTCTCGGTGCTGCTCGACCGCAGCATTCCCTATCTGGGAGGCGGCGCGGCGGCCGCAGCCCTTGCAGCCGGCCCGCTCTCGGTCGTCGCGGCCGCGATCTTCTGGCGTTTTTGCCTCGACCGATACCAAGGCGGTGGCGGATGA
- the typA gene encoding translational GTPase TypA, which translates to MALRNIAIIAHVDHGKTTLVDELLKQSGSFRDNQRVAERVMDSNDLEKERGITILAKATSVEWKGTRINIVDTPGHADFGGEVERILSMVDGAIVLVDSSEGPMPQTKFVVSKALKVGLRPIVAINKIDRPDGRHEEVINEVFDLFANLDATDEQLDFPILYGSGRDGWMNYNPEGPKEDGLAPLLDLVLKHVPEPTVEEGPFRMIGTILEANPFLGRIITGRIASGSIKPNQAVKVLGQDGKIIENGRISKILAFRGIERTAIDEAHAGDIVAIAGLSKGTVADTFCDPTVTEAMTAQPIDPPTVTMSFIVNDSPLAGTEGDKVTSRVIRDRLFKEAEGNVALKIEEAEGKDSFFVSGRGELQLAVLIETMRREGFELAVSRPRVVMHKDENDQLMEPIEEVVVDVDEEHSGVVVQKMSERKAEMTELRPSGGNRVRLKFLAPTRGLIGYQSELLTDTRGTAIMNRLFHDYQPYKGPIGGRTNGVLLSNGSGEAVAYAMFNLEDRGPMIIEPGEKVYQGMIIGIHSRDNDLEVNVLKGKQLTNIRAAGKDEAVKLTPPIRMTLDRALSWIQDDELMEVTPKSIRLRKMYLDPNDRKRFEKSRVA; encoded by the coding sequence ATGGCACTTCGCAACATCGCGATCATCGCGCACGTTGACCATGGGAAAACGACCCTTGTCGACGAACTTCTGAAGCAGTCCGGCTCCTTCCGCGACAACCAGCGCGTCGCCGAACGCGTGATGGACAGCAACGACCTGGAAAAGGAACGCGGCATCACCATTCTCGCCAAGGCGACCTCGGTGGAATGGAAGGGGACCCGCATCAACATCGTCGACACGCCGGGCCACGCCGATTTCGGCGGCGAAGTCGAGCGCATCCTGTCGATGGTGGACGGCGCGATCGTCCTGGTCGACAGCTCCGAAGGCCCGATGCCGCAGACCAAGTTCGTCGTCTCCAAGGCGCTGAAGGTCGGCCTTCGCCCGATCGTCGCGATCAACAAGATCGACCGCCCGGACGGCCGCCACGAGGAAGTCATCAACGAAGTCTTCGACCTCTTCGCCAATCTCGACGCTACTGATGAACAGCTCGACTTCCCGATCCTCTACGGCTCCGGCCGCGATGGCTGGATGAACTACAATCCCGAAGGTCCGAAGGAAGATGGGCTGGCGCCTCTGCTCGATCTCGTGCTGAAGCACGTTCCGGAGCCGACCGTCGAAGAAGGCCCGTTCCGCATGATCGGCACGATCCTCGAAGCCAACCCCTTCCTCGGCCGTATCATCACCGGCCGCATCGCCTCCGGCTCGATCAAGCCGAACCAGGCGGTCAAGGTTCTCGGCCAGGATGGCAAGATCATCGAAAACGGCCGCATCTCGAAGATTCTCGCTTTCCGCGGCATCGAGCGCACAGCCATCGATGAAGCCCATGCCGGCGATATCGTGGCGATCGCCGGCCTCTCCAAGGGTACTGTCGCCGACACGTTCTGCGATCCCACCGTTACCGAGGCGATGACCGCACAGCCGATCGATCCTCCGACGGTCACCATGTCCTTCATCGTCAATGACAGCCCGCTGGCCGGGACCGAAGGCGACAAGGTCACGAGCCGTGTCATCCGCGACCGTCTCTTCAAGGAAGCGGAAGGCAATGTCGCGCTGAAGATCGAAGAAGCGGAAGGCAAGGATTCCTTCTTCGTCTCCGGTCGTGGCGAACTTCAGCTGGCTGTCCTGATCGAGACCATGCGCCGTGAGGGCTTCGAGCTGGCCGTATCGCGCCCGCGCGTCGTCATGCACAAGGATGAAAACGATCAGCTGATGGAGCCGATCGAGGAAGTCGTCGTTGACGTTGACGAGGAGCATTCCGGCGTCGTGGTGCAGAAGATGTCCGAGCGCAAGGCCGAGATGACGGAACTGCGTCCCTCCGGCGGCAATCGCGTTCGCCTGAAGTTCCTGGCGCCGACACGCGGCCTGATCGGCTATCAGTCCGAGCTTCTGACCGATACGCGCGGTACGGCCATCATGAACAGGCTGTTCCACGATTATCAGCCCTATAAGGGTCCGATCGGCGGCCGCACCAATGGCGTACTCCTGTCCAACGGCTCCGGCGAAGCCGTTGCCTACGCCATGTTCAACCTGGAAGATCGTGGCCCGATGATCATCGAGCCCGGCGAAAAGGTCTATCAGGGCATGATCATCGGCATTCACTCCCGCGACAACGACCTTGAAGTGAACGTGTTGAAGGGCAAGCAGCTGACGAATATTCGCGCCGCCGGCAAGGATGAGGCCGTCAAGCTGACGCCGCCGATCCGCATGACGCTCGACCGCGCGCTGTCCTGGATTCAGGACGACGAATTGATGGAAGTGACGCCGAAGTCCATCCGCCTGCGCAAGATGTATCTCGACCCGAATGATCGCAAGCGCTTCGAAAAGTCGCGCGTCGCCTGA
- a CDS encoding GNAT family N-acetyltransferase, producing MKTLTIDVRQAGPEDAADIADVHREAWRQAYAGLIPHRPLTEMLERRGEIWWRRASSGPATLLVLDVAGTIAGYATIGLNRARALPQDGEIYEIYLRPEFQGIGLGRRLFGEARRLLKSLGCHGLVVWCLEDSEHAIRFFRRHGGLDVAEGMEDFADVRLRKLGFVWP from the coding sequence ATGAAGACGCTCACCATCGATGTTCGGCAGGCCGGCCCGGAAGATGCCGCAGACATTGCCGACGTGCATCGCGAAGCCTGGCGGCAGGCCTATGCGGGCCTGATCCCCCACCGACCGCTGACGGAAATGCTGGAGCGCAGAGGCGAAATCTGGTGGCGGCGCGCCAGCAGTGGCCCAGCAACGCTGCTGGTGCTGGACGTCGCCGGCACGATTGCCGGCTATGCGACGATCGGCCTGAACCGGGCGCGGGCGCTGCCGCAGGACGGCGAAATCTATGAAATCTACCTGCGGCCGGAGTTCCAGGGCATCGGCCTTGGCCGACGCCTGTTCGGCGAGGCCAGACGCCTGCTGAAATCTCTGGGCTGTCACGGTCTGGTGGTCTGGTGCCTGGAGGATAGCGAGCACGCCATCCGGTTCTTCCGCCGCCACGGCGGCCTTGATGTGGCGGAAGGCATGGAAGATTTTGCCGATGTCCGCCTGCGCAAGCTCGGTTTCGTCTGGCCTTGA
- the ppa gene encoding inorganic diphosphatase: MRIDAIKIGKNPPDDVNVIVEVPVGGHPIKYEMDKEAGALIVDRFLYTPMTYPGNYGFVPHTLSEDGDPVDVLICNTRPLVPGCVISVRPIGVMIMEDDGGKDEKILAVPVPKLTQRYDKIQNYTDLPEITLKQIEHFFEHYKDLEPGKWVKIGGWQDVDVAKKLIVEAIERYNAQK; the protein is encoded by the coding sequence ATGCGTATCGATGCAATCAAGATCGGCAAGAACCCGCCGGACGATGTGAATGTCATCGTTGAAGTCCCGGTCGGTGGCCACCCGATCAAGTACGAGATGGACAAGGAAGCCGGCGCATTGATCGTCGATCGCTTCCTCTACACGCCGATGACGTATCCGGGCAATTACGGCTTCGTGCCGCATACGCTTTCCGAGGATGGCGATCCGGTGGATGTCCTCATCTGCAATACCCGTCCGCTGGTTCCCGGCTGCGTCATCAGCGTCCGTCCGATCGGCGTGATGATCATGGAAGACGATGGCGGCAAGGATGAGAAGATCCTCGCGGTTCCGGTTCCCAAGCTGACCCAGCGCTACGACAAGATCCAGAACTATACCGACCTGCCGGAGATCACCCTCAAGCAGATCGAGCATTTCTTCGAGCATTACAAGGATCTGGAGCCCGGCAAGTGGGTGAAGATCGGCGGCTGGCAGGATGTCGACGTCGCCAAGAAGCTGATCGTCGAAGCGATCGAGCGCTATAACGCCCAGAAGTGA
- a CDS encoding DUF167 family protein, translating into MPGASRNGFDGLDASEDGGAYLKARVTAIPEDGKANRALIELLAKQLRVPKSSISFISGETARKKILRIDGDPEELMNKLDALIRA; encoded by the coding sequence ATGCCCGGCGCGTCCCGCAATGGCTTTGACGGGCTGGATGCTTCAGAGGATGGCGGGGCCTATCTCAAGGCGCGCGTGACGGCCATTCCGGAAGATGGAAAGGCCAACAGGGCTTTGATCGAGCTCCTGGCCAAGCAGCTGCGCGTGCCGAAATCGTCGATCTCCTTCATCTCCGGCGAAACGGCGCGCAAAAAAATCCTCCGGATCGATGGCGACCCGGAGGAGCTGATGAACAAACTGGACGCGCTGATCAGGGCCTGA
- a CDS encoding YggT family protein: MLALFQTIDLALNLYTWVLIISAIFSWLYAFNVINSSNQFVNTIGTLLYNLTEPALRPIRRVMPDLGGIDISPIILLLIIFFIRSLMWTTIVPALM; this comes from the coding sequence ATGCTCGCGCTGTTTCAGACCATCGACCTGGCCTTGAACCTGTATACATGGGTGCTCATCATCAGCGCCATCTTCTCGTGGCTCTACGCCTTCAACGTGATCAATTCGAGCAACCAGTTCGTCAACACGATCGGGACCCTGCTTTACAACCTGACCGAACCCGCATTGCGGCCGATCCGCCGTGTCATGCCCGATCTGGGCGGCATCGACATTTCGCCGATCATCCTCCTGCTCATCATCTTCTTCATTCGTTCGCTGATGTGGACGACCATCGTCCCGGCGCTGATGTGA
- a CDS encoding MFS transporter, protein MSIPASDDRFAAFRYSSYARFFFCRFLAAFAIQIVSVAVGWQMYDVTGNTLYLGLIGLFQFLPSLLLILVTGTVADRYNRRAIVAVCLFLGGLCTAALLALTVTGTFSPWPVFGILIVFGIERAFMGPAVQSLAPNLVPEHALPNAVAWNSSSWQTASILGPVAGGLLYGASATIAYTVALAFMLAAAILIVSIPKPMQRQGSKAVNLQTILAGFRFIWSEKVVLGAISLDLFAVLLGGAVALMPVFARDILELGPWGLGLLRAAPGIGAIVVAVLLAAYPIKHRAGVFMFVGVALFGAATVIFGLSQTVWLSIAALMLMGASDMISVYVRESLIMLWTPDEVRGRVNAVNMVFVGASNELGEFRAGTMAHLIGAVPAVVIGGFGTLAVAVIWAARFPKLRKIDSLDAPSTP, encoded by the coding sequence ATGTCCATTCCTGCATCCGATGACCGCTTCGCCGCCTTCCGCTACTCCTCCTATGCCCGCTTCTTCTTCTGTCGGTTCCTGGCAGCCTTCGCCATCCAGATCGTCAGCGTCGCAGTGGGCTGGCAGATGTATGACGTCACCGGCAATACGCTCTATCTCGGCCTGATCGGCCTGTTTCAGTTTCTGCCCTCGCTGCTGCTGATCCTCGTGACCGGAACCGTCGCCGACCGGTATAATCGCCGCGCCATCGTGGCGGTCTGCCTGTTTCTCGGCGGCCTCTGCACGGCGGCTCTGCTCGCTTTGACGGTCACGGGGACGTTTTCCCCCTGGCCGGTCTTCGGCATTCTCATCGTGTTCGGCATAGAACGGGCTTTCATGGGGCCGGCGGTGCAATCGCTGGCGCCCAATCTCGTGCCGGAGCATGCCCTTCCCAATGCCGTGGCGTGGAATTCATCCTCCTGGCAGACGGCGTCGATCCTCGGCCCGGTGGCCGGCGGCCTGCTGTACGGCGCCAGCGCCACCATTGCCTATACGGTAGCGCTGGCCTTCATGCTGGCAGCCGCGATCCTGATCGTCAGCATCCCTAAGCCAATGCAGCGCCAGGGTTCCAAAGCGGTCAACCTACAGACGATCCTGGCCGGCTTCCGGTTCATCTGGAGCGAAAAGGTCGTTCTGGGAGCCATCTCGCTGGATCTCTTCGCGGTTCTTCTCGGCGGGGCCGTGGCGCTGATGCCTGTCTTTGCCCGCGACATTCTCGAACTCGGTCCCTGGGGGCTCGGCCTGTTGCGCGCCGCGCCAGGCATTGGAGCGATCGTCGTTGCCGTTCTGCTGGCCGCTTATCCGATCAAACATCGCGCCGGCGTCTTCATGTTTGTCGGGGTCGCGCTGTTCGGCGCGGCCACCGTCATCTTCGGCCTGTCGCAGACCGTCTGGCTGTCCATCGCTGCCCTGATGCTGATGGGCGCATCCGACATGATTTCCGTTTATGTCCGCGAAAGCCTCATCATGCTGTGGACGCCGGATGAAGTGCGCGGCCGCGTCAATGCCGTCAACATGGTCTTTGTCGGCGCATCCAACGAGCTGGGCGAGTTCCGCGCCGGAACCATGGCGCATCTGATCGGAGCCGTGCCTGCCGTCGTGATTGGCGGTTTCGGCACGCTGGCGGTGGCGGTGATCTGGGCGGCGCGTTTTCCGAAGCTGCGCAAGATCGACAGTCTCGACGCGCCGTCGACGCCCTGA
- a CDS encoding glutamine amidotransferase has product MSSRPRQDRKLPILIILHQERSSPGRVGQMLVEKGYPLDIRRPVLGDPLPETLRSHAGAVIFGGPMSANDPEPFVKQEIDWISVPLRENKPYLGICLGAQMLVKNLGGSVAPEKGDLTEIGWYALHPTEHGRLLMPWPRMVYHFHREGFSLPRGVQLLAKGDAYPHQAIRYGENAWGVQFHAELTRAMMHSWVVRGAERFTLPNAQQGREHLEGRMIFDQALRNWLWAYLDMVFDRQSLRDSAEVPKPAYSPA; this is encoded by the coding sequence ATGTCATCGCGCCCCCGCCAAGACCGCAAGCTGCCTATTCTGATCATCCTGCATCAGGAACGCTCCTCCCCCGGGCGCGTCGGCCAGATGCTGGTGGAAAAGGGCTACCCGCTCGACATTCGTCGCCCCGTTCTGGGCGATCCCCTGCCGGAAACGCTCCGGTCCCATGCCGGCGCCGTTATCTTCGGCGGCCCGATGAGCGCCAATGATCCCGAGCCTTTCGTGAAGCAGGAGATCGACTGGATCTCCGTGCCCCTGCGGGAGAACAAGCCGTATCTGGGCATCTGTCTCGGCGCGCAGATGCTGGTGAAGAATCTCGGCGGCAGCGTCGCGCCGGAGAAGGGCGACCTGACGGAAATCGGCTGGTATGCGCTGCACCCGACCGAGCACGGCCGGCTTCTGATGCCTTGGCCACGCATGGTCTACCACTTCCACCGCGAGGGGTTCAGCCTGCCGCGTGGCGTTCAATTGCTGGCAAAGGGCGATGCCTATCCGCATCAAGCCATCCGCTACGGGGAGAATGCCTGGGGCGTGCAGTTCCATGCGGAGCTGACGCGCGCCATGATGCATAGCTGGGTTGTCCGCGGTGCCGAGCGCTTTACCCTGCCCAATGCCCAGCAGGGTCGAGAGCATCTGGAGGGGCGGATGATCTTCGATCAGGCGCTGCGCAACTGGCTGTGGGCTTATCTGGACATGGTGTTTGACCGGCAGAGCCTGCGGGACAGTGCCGAGGTGCCGAAGCCGGCCTATTCCCCAGCCTGA
- a CDS encoding DUF2794 domain-containing protein: MTDQPDLTGRGTSSGNVVVELHQYRQSLDPLPVTFHRRELDAILRIYGRMVGEGEWKDYAIDHMKEKAVFSVFKRSGEMPLFRIEKNPKLSAKQGAYSVINTHGMILKRGHDLQQVLKVFDKVLKLVE; this comes from the coding sequence ATGACTGACCAGCCGGATTTAACCGGGCGCGGCACTTCTTCGGGAAATGTCGTCGTCGAACTCCACCAGTACCGGCAAAGCCTGGATCCTCTGCCTGTCACCTTCCACCGTCGAGAACTGGATGCCATTCTCAGGATCTACGGTCGCATGGTCGGCGAGGGCGAGTGGAAGGACTATGCCATCGATCACATGAAGGAGAAGGCGGTCTTCTCCGTCTTCAAGCGATCGGGCGAAATGCCGCTCTTTCGGATCGAGAAAAACCCCAAGCTTTCGGCGAAGCAGGGCGCCTATAGCGTGATCAACACGCATGGCATGATCCTGAAACGCGGCCACGACCTTCAGCAGGTGTTGAAGGTGTTCGACAAGGTCCTGAAACTCGTCGAGTGA